A single region of the Anaerostipes rhamnosivorans genome encodes:
- a CDS encoding deoxyguanosinetriphosphate triphosphohydrolase, whose translation MNIREKQEQTEQEMLSPYATLSSQTRGREKPEVECELRTCFQRDRDRIVHCKAFRRLKDKTQVFLSPKGDHYRTRLTHTLEVAQNARTIARALNLNELLTEAIALGHDLGHTPFGHAGERALNELNPEGFRHNLQSVRVVECLEKNGKGLNLTWEVREGMKNHSTHSISATLEGKIVRLADKIAYINHDIDDSIRAGVMKESDLPSEYTDVLGHTVRERINNIICDIVKHSEEKDDILMSEEVYTAMFGLRRFMFDHVYFNPQTKKEEKKVHHIIEPLFSHYLHHIDLLPDVSRGRIGQTESKEQAVCDYIAGMTDHFAIETYKEIFIPKFWLEK comes from the coding sequence ATGAACATCAGAGAAAAGCAGGAACAGACAGAACAAGAGATGCTCAGTCCTTATGCGACGCTGAGCAGCCAGACAAGAGGGAGAGAAAAGCCTGAAGTGGAGTGCGAGCTTCGGACCTGTTTCCAGAGGGACAGGGACCGAATCGTCCACTGCAAGGCTTTTCGGCGTTTAAAAGACAAGACACAGGTGTTTTTATCGCCAAAAGGGGACCATTATCGGACCAGGCTTACCCATACTCTGGAGGTGGCCCAGAATGCCAGGACCATAGCCAGAGCACTGAACCTGAACGAACTGCTCACTGAGGCCATTGCTCTGGGCCACGATCTGGGGCACACACCGTTCGGCCATGCGGGGGAAAGAGCCTTAAACGAGCTAAATCCGGAAGGATTCCGCCATAATCTCCAGAGTGTCAGAGTAGTGGAATGCCTGGAAAAGAACGGGAAGGGGCTGAATCTTACCTGGGAGGTCCGGGAGGGAATGAAAAACCATTCTACCCACAGCATTTCTGCCACACTGGAGGGTAAAATCGTTCGTCTGGCCGATAAGATCGCCTACATTAACCATGACATCGACGATTCCATACGTGCGGGGGTCATGAAAGAATCCGATCTTCCGTCAGAGTACACGGATGTGCTCGGGCATACAGTAAGGGAGCGGATTAATAATATTATCTGTGATATTGTAAAACACAGTGAGGAAAAGGATGATATTCTCATGTCTGAGGAAGTGTATACGGCGATGTTCGGACTCCGGAGATTTATGTTTGACCACGTCTATTTTAATCCACAGACAAAAAAAGAAGAAAAGAAGGTGCACCACATCATTGAGCCGCTGTTTTCGCATTATCTGCATCATATCGACCTTCTTCCTGATGTTTCCAGAGGGCGGATTGGCCAGACAGAGTCGAAAGAACAGGCTGTATGTGACTATATTGCCGGGATGACGGACCATTTTGCCATTGAGACATACAAGGAAATCTTCATTCCGAAATTCTGGCTGGAAAAGTGA
- a CDS encoding C1 family peptidase, protein MRKIKRGVSAAFALCLCFSLIFQTSMVKAETAPELTAETNEHFGEEDSKYGYRQPPAKVEVPATVSIPGKKRSGAIPSRYDGRTAGHMTSVKDQEDVGACWAFSGSGLFESKVKTSTGLSTDLSEQHMLWTMNGLTGSGYMCNTTNDNGGNEWMSSGYYASGFGPKSEQDISFINEIFEFANVVRPKNLNSAPKLYQATDIQFLNPENGKEIKQAVMNNGAVGTGIYWDFSSKYHKGDSYYYSGELTDRNNQELVQNHEVIIVGWDDTYSKTNFSKAPSENGAWLIKNSWGTNASYSDGGYYWVSYEDPLLLPDYTIKSFKAYDSDEKLYQLDEFGAVTSINVSENISADFCYFANVFDFGKNEKLESVTFFTDSIGSKYQLYMAPVNSSGVPELSKKEQLTSEQTVLHAGYITAKTSAKKVSGKYAVVLMLRKAKADQRLNIGLECSDYYGDGDCYYKGTIEPGQSFVKAGEQAINDIYTPENGQNRLCNFSIKATTRSYTQSMDANGSNTSGSPKPQTKPTTTRPAVVYKKPYLSKSSFSIYKGNKTTVGIKNKVSGAKVSYSSSNKSVAAVSSAGAVTGKKAGTATITAKVTQQGKSYSLKCKVKVSNKRLALTKKKSKIKRKKSYLFKAKKYGVTGTVKWKVNNKKLASIGKTSGKLKAKKKKGRVKVTAYCGKFKVSYTVKIY, encoded by the coding sequence TTGAGAAAGATAAAAAGGGGAGTTAGTGCCGCTTTTGCGCTTTGCCTTTGTTTTAGCCTGATATTTCAGACATCAATGGTCAAAGCAGAGACAGCGCCTGAACTGACTGCAGAAACGAATGAACATTTTGGAGAAGAAGATTCAAAGTATGGATATCGGCAGCCGCCGGCCAAGGTAGAGGTTCCGGCCACCGTATCCATTCCTGGAAAGAAGAGAAGCGGTGCCATCCCTTCCAGATATGATGGAAGGACAGCAGGACATATGACATCTGTCAAAGACCAGGAAGATGTAGGAGCCTGCTGGGCTTTTTCAGGTTCAGGATTGTTTGAATCAAAAGTAAAGACAAGTACGGGACTAAGCACGGACTTGTCAGAACAGCATATGCTCTGGACCATGAACGGACTGACAGGAAGCGGCTACATGTGCAATACAACTAACGACAATGGAGGCAACGAGTGGATGTCTTCCGGATATTATGCATCCGGGTTTGGGCCGAAATCAGAGCAGGATATTTCTTTTATTAATGAGATATTTGAATTCGCCAATGTAGTAAGGCCGAAGAATCTTAACAGTGCGCCCAAGTTATATCAGGCAACCGATATCCAGTTCCTTAATCCGGAGAACGGCAAAGAGATCAAACAGGCAGTGATGAATAACGGTGCTGTGGGGACAGGAATATATTGGGACTTTTCTTCTAAGTACCACAAAGGAGATTCTTATTACTATTCGGGCGAATTGACAGATAGGAATAATCAAGAATTAGTTCAAAATCATGAGGTCATTATTGTTGGATGGGATGATACATATAGCAAAACGAATTTCAGCAAAGCTCCGTCAGAAAACGGCGCATGGCTGATTAAGAATAGTTGGGGAACCAACGCCAGCTACAGTGACGGAGGGTATTATTGGGTTTCTTATGAAGATCCTCTTTTACTGCCTGATTATACAATCAAGAGTTTTAAGGCATATGATTCAGATGAAAAGCTTTATCAGTTGGATGAATTTGGAGCAGTGACCTCAATCAATGTATCCGAAAACATCTCTGCAGATTTCTGTTATTTTGCGAATGTTTTTGATTTTGGTAAAAATGAGAAATTAGAATCAGTGACATTTTTTACAGATTCCATTGGCAGTAAGTATCAGTTATATATGGCTCCTGTAAACTCTTCGGGTGTACCGGAGCTATCAAAAAAGGAACAACTGACGTCGGAGCAGACAGTTTTGCATGCAGGATATATCACTGCAAAGACCTCTGCGAAGAAAGTATCCGGAAAGTATGCAGTTGTTTTGATGTTAAGGAAAGCCAAAGCGGATCAAAGACTCAATATCGGACTGGAATGTTCAGACTACTATGGTGATGGGGACTGTTATTATAAGGGGACGATTGAGCCAGGCCAAAGCTTTGTCAAGGCCGGAGAGCAGGCCATCAATGATATTTATACGCCAGAAAATGGTCAAAATCGGTTGTGTAATTTTTCAATAAAAGCAACTACAAGGTCCTATACTCAGTCAATGGATGCAAATGGTTCTAATACGAGTGGATCACCAAAGCCTCAGACAAAACCAACAACGACAAGGCCGGCGGTGGTATATAAAAAACCGTATTTGTCAAAGAGTTCTTTCAGCATTTACAAGGGAAATAAAACGACAGTTGGTATAAAGAATAAAGTTAGCGGAGCAAAAGTTTCCTATTCCAGTTCCAACAAATCTGTGGCAGCCGTAAGCTCTGCCGGTGCTGTGACAGGGAAGAAGGCCGGAACTGCAACAATTACAGCTAAGGTGACTCAGCAGGGCAAGAGCTACAGCCTGAAGTGCAAAGTGAAAGTAAGCAATAAGCGTTTGGCATTGACAAAGAAGAAGTCAAAGATAAAGAGAAAGAAGTCTTATCTGTTCAAGGCGAAAAAGTATGGCGTCACAGGTACAGTGAAATGGAAAGTCAATAATAAAAAACTGGCGTCCATTGGAAAGACCAGCGGTAAGCTGAAGGCTAAAAAGAAAAAGGGCAGAGTAAAAGTAACCGCTTATTGCGGGAAGTTTAAAGTATCTTATACCGTGAAAATCTATTAA
- a CDS encoding nucleoside kinase, with product MLHVTVEGARISIKEGTTLEDIAKRFQRPGTPVILLAYTGEKLRELYHTIDEDCEIRFVTNEEQSGYMTYKRTVNFVFLKACEEVLGEGCTNRITMNYSIGNSTFCEFSLDDLEVDDQLAKKIQAKMRELVNHDLKIEKISYNTFEARKRFAQQGMKEKVRLFRFRRVSRTNVYSLDGYENYFYGYMAPSTGYIKDFFVDAYQGGIVLQIPRRDHLYAVSRFTPQPKLFHVMQRSRSWSKLMRVDTVGKLNEEITNGDINNLILVQEALQEKLLADIATKIVDDGKKVVLIAGPSSSGKTTFSHRLAIQLQIDGLTPHPISLDDYFLDRELSPRDEEGNYNFETIASLDLELFNEDINCLLAGKGVQLPTYNFVSGKREYKGNYKKIGPDDVLVIEGIHGLNGMLSSEISEQDKYKIYVSALSQINIDEHNRIPSSDGRLLRRIVRDARHRGMDAKTTIGRWESVRRGEELNIFPYQEEADIMFNSAQIYELAVLKQYAEPLLFQISPGCPEYQESKRLLKFLDYFLSVKSEDIPKTSLLREFIGGSCFET from the coding sequence ATGTTACATGTAACAGTAGAAGGAGCCAGGATCAGTATAAAAGAGGGCACGACACTGGAGGATATCGCAAAACGCTTCCAGCGCCCGGGGACTCCTGTGATTTTGCTTGCCTATACGGGAGAGAAATTGAGGGAATTATACCACACCATTGATGAGGACTGTGAGATCCGTTTTGTTACCAACGAGGAACAGAGCGGATATATGACGTATAAAAGAACTGTAAATTTTGTGTTCTTAAAAGCGTGTGAGGAAGTACTCGGAGAAGGCTGCACCAACCGCATAACCATGAATTATTCTATTGGGAACAGTACATTCTGCGAATTCTCATTGGATGACCTGGAGGTTGATGATCAGCTTGCTAAGAAAATCCAGGCAAAGATGAGGGAACTGGTCAACCATGATCTAAAGATAGAAAAGATCTCCTACAATACGTTTGAGGCCAGGAAAAGATTTGCACAACAGGGCATGAAGGAAAAGGTGAGGCTTTTCAGATTCAGAAGAGTCTCAAGGACCAACGTCTATTCTCTGGATGGCTATGAGAACTATTTCTATGGGTATATGGCACCGAGCACCGGCTATATAAAGGACTTTTTTGTGGATGCATATCAGGGAGGCATTGTGCTCCAGATCCCCAGGAGGGACCATCTTTACGCAGTTTCCCGGTTTACGCCGCAGCCAAAGCTTTTCCATGTGATGCAGCGGTCCAGATCCTGGAGTAAACTGATGCGTGTGGATACCGTCGGAAAGCTCAATGAGGAGATCACAAACGGGGACATCAATAATCTGATTTTGGTCCAGGAGGCGCTGCAGGAAAAACTTCTTGCAGACATCGCTACAAAGATCGTAGACGATGGAAAAAAGGTGGTTTTGATCGCCGGTCCGTCTTCCTCAGGAAAGACTACATTTTCCCACAGGCTTGCCATACAGCTGCAGATCGATGGGCTGACGCCGCATCCGATTTCTTTGGATGACTATTTCTTAGACAGGGAGTTATCACCAAGGGATGAGGAAGGCAATTATAACTTTGAGACCATTGCGTCCCTGGATCTGGAATTGTTTAATGAAGATATCAACTGCCTCCTGGCGGGAAAAGGGGTGCAGCTGCCCACGTATAATTTTGTGTCCGGCAAGCGGGAGTATAAAGGCAATTATAAAAAGATCGGACCGGATGATGTGCTGGTCATCGAGGGAATCCACGGTCTGAATGGAATGCTGTCCAGTGAGATCTCGGAACAGGATAAATATAAGATCTATGTCAGTGCGTTGAGCCAGATCAACATTGATGAACACAACCGGATACCAAGCTCCGACGGGCGTCTGCTGCGAAGGATCGTAAGGGATGCAAGACACAGGGGAATGGATGCCAAAACAACCATAGGGCGCTGGGAATCTGTCAGGAGAGGGGAAGAACTGAATATCTTTCCTTATCAGGAGGAGGCGGATATCATGTTTAACTCTGCCCAGATCTATGAGCTGGCCGTGTTAAAGCAGTATGCGGAACCTCTTTTATTTCAGATCAGTCCAGGATGTCCGGAGTACCAGGAATCCAAACGTCTGCTGAAGTTTTTGGATTACTTTTTGAGCGTTAAGAGCGAAGATATACCGAAAACTTCACTTCTCAGAGAATTTATTGGGGGAAGCTGTTTTGAAACTTAA
- the dnaG gene encoding DNA primase, which yields MLYGDDIIEEVRSRNDIVDLISSYVPLKRKGSSYFGLCPFHNEKSPSFSVSRDKQMYYCFGCGAGGNVFTFIMEYENFTFPEAVRYLAERAGMELPEQELSTEAKQQADAKAKLKEMNKMAANYFYILLHSKRGEKGLAYLKKRGITEETIKKFGLGYADIYQDDLYRFLKSKGFTDEDLKDSALVSIDEARGGSDKFWNRVMFPIQDVNNRVIGFGGRVMGDGNPKYLNSRETKLFDKSRNLYGLNFARSSREKFIILCEGYMDVITMHQAGFTNAVAALGTAFTEGHGMLLKRYTDEVILSFDSDEAGQRAILRAIPILKGAGLTVRVLNLNPHKDPDEFIKALGSEELTKRIEKARSSFMFQVSVAAGKYNQDDPEEKTKFQHEAAKLLSSIREPLERSNYCEAVSREYFMGVKELTDLVDYYGTSGYVQEKPKEQERKPIEVKKEEKKLEPQKLLLTWLVNEPVLFDKLRGIIGPDDFIEPIYHGVAVLLFKEYEQDGKVTPAKILNQYVDMEDQKKIAELFNTTLKLKPLPEDNDKALTDIVRKVKEDSIEHKMNESNDIMKWQELIQEKGSLAKLHISI from the coding sequence TTGTTATACGGAGATGACATTATTGAAGAGGTCAGAAGCCGCAATGACATCGTGGATTTAATCTCTTCATATGTACCACTGAAGCGGAAAGGCAGTTCATATTTTGGCCTTTGCCCTTTCCATAATGAAAAATCACCGTCGTTTTCTGTCAGCAGGGACAAGCAGATGTATTACTGTTTTGGATGCGGGGCAGGGGGCAATGTGTTCACTTTTATTATGGAATATGAAAACTTCACATTTCCGGAAGCCGTGAGGTATCTTGCAGAGCGGGCCGGGATGGAGCTGCCCGAACAGGAACTCAGTACAGAGGCAAAGCAGCAGGCAGATGCCAAAGCAAAATTAAAAGAGATGAATAAGATGGCGGCCAACTATTTTTATATCCTCTTGCACAGCAAAAGAGGAGAAAAAGGGCTTGCATATCTTAAAAAGCGGGGCATCACCGAGGAGACAATTAAAAAGTTTGGCCTTGGATATGCGGATATTTATCAAGATGACCTCTACCGCTTTTTAAAGAGCAAAGGATTTACAGATGAAGACTTGAAGGATTCTGCACTGGTTTCCATCGATGAGGCCAGAGGAGGCAGCGACAAGTTCTGGAACCGGGTCATGTTTCCGATCCAGGATGTGAACAACCGTGTCATCGGATTCGGGGGACGTGTCATGGGGGACGGAAATCCCAAGTATCTGAACTCCAGGGAGACAAAGCTGTTTGACAAGAGCAGGAATCTTTACGGTCTGAACTTTGCACGGAGCTCAAGAGAGAAATTTATCATTCTATGCGAAGGATATATGGATGTTATCACAATGCACCAGGCCGGATTCACCAATGCGGTGGCAGCACTTGGGACCGCGTTTACAGAAGGGCACGGGATGCTTTTAAAACGTTATACTGATGAAGTCATCCTCTCCTTCGACAGCGATGAGGCAGGACAGAGGGCTATTTTAAGAGCGATTCCGATCTTAAAAGGAGCTGGGCTTACGGTCAGGGTCCTGAACTTAAATCCACATAAAGATCCGGATGAGTTTATTAAGGCATTGGGAAGTGAAGAACTCACCAAGCGTATCGAGAAGGCCCGGAGCAGTTTTATGTTTCAGGTTTCTGTGGCGGCTGGGAAGTACAACCAGGACGACCCAGAAGAAAAGACAAAGTTCCAGCACGAGGCGGCCAAGCTTTTGTCTTCCATAAGGGAGCCGCTGGAGCGCAGCAATTACTGTGAGGCTGTATCCAGGGAATATTTTATGGGAGTAAAAGAGCTTACGGATCTGGTGGATTATTACGGGACCAGCGGATATGTCCAGGAAAAGCCAAAGGAACAGGAACGAAAGCCGATCGAAGTTAAAAAAGAAGAAAAAAAACTAGAGCCGCAGAAGCTTTTGCTCACATGGCTGGTCAACGAGCCGGTGCTGTTTGACAAGCTTAGAGGGATTATCGGGCCCGATGACTTTATCGAGCCGATCTACCACGGTGTTGCTGTGTTACTGTTTAAAGAATACGAGCAGGACGGGAAGGTGACGCCGGCAAAGATCCTGAATCAGTATGTGGACATGGAGGATCAGAAGAAGATCGCGGAACTGTTTAACACCACGCTGAAACTAAAGCCGCTGCCGGAGGACAACGACAAGGCACTGACCGATATTGTCCGCAAGGTGAAAGAAGACAGCATTGAACACAAGATGAATGAATCCAACGACATTATGAAATGGCAGGAGCTGATCCAGGAAAAGGGCAGCCTTGCAAAGCTGCATATTTCGATTTAG
- a CDS encoding undecaprenyl-diphosphate phosphatase, whose amino-acid sequence MDLILILKTVILGIVEGITEWLPISSTGHLILVDEFINLNVSGAFKEMFDVVIQLGAIMAVVVLYFHKLNPLSPKKNRAQKHDTMVLWYKVIIAVLPAAVIGILFDDAIHDRFFNPIVVAATLIIYGILFIVIENHNERSRRREMNSLKGLTYRMAFIIGVFQVLSLIPGTSRSGATIVGGILIGCSRTVAAEFSFFLGIPVMFGASLLKIVKFGFAFTGTELLVLAVGMIVSFLVSIVAIKFLMGYVKRHDFKAFGVYRIILGVLVIGYFTFVN is encoded by the coding sequence ATGGATCTTATATTAATCTTAAAAACTGTTATTCTTGGAATTGTGGAGGGCATCACGGAGTGGCTGCCGATCAGCAGCACTGGACATTTGATCTTAGTAGATGAGTTCATAAACTTAAATGTCTCAGGGGCATTTAAGGAGATGTTTGACGTGGTGATCCAGCTGGGTGCTATCATGGCGGTGGTAGTGCTGTATTTTCATAAGCTGAACCCTCTCTCACCGAAGAAGAACCGGGCGCAGAAACATGATACGATGGTTCTCTGGTATAAAGTGATCATTGCGGTTCTTCCGGCCGCTGTCATCGGCATTTTGTTCGACGATGCTATTCATGACCGGTTTTTTAATCCGATCGTTGTCGCAGCCACTCTTATCATTTACGGTATCTTATTTATCGTCATTGAAAATCATAATGAGAGAAGCCGCAGAAGAGAGATGAATTCCCTGAAAGGCCTTACATACCGGATGGCCTTTATCATAGGTGTCTTCCAGGTACTGTCGCTGATTCCGGGAACGTCCCGTTCCGGCGCCACGATTGTCGGCGGGATCTTGATTGGGTGTTCCAGGACTGTGGCGGCTGAGTTTTCATTTTTTCTCGGAATCCCGGTCATGTTTGGAGCCAGTCTTTTAAAGATCGTAAAGTTCGGCTTTGCGTTTACCGGCACGGAGCTTTTAGTGCTGGCTGTGGGGATGATCGTTTCGTTCCTTGTTTCCATCGTTGCTATCAAGTTTTTGATGGGATATGTGAAACGGCATGACTTTAAGGCGTTTGGTGTATACCGGATCATACTCGGTGTTTTGGTCATCGGATATTTTACATTTGTTAATTAG
- a CDS encoding sigma-70 domain-containing protein has product MEKELFLKGMQELLEVAKAGGGKIRKEDILSYFGGLDITDEIETMLCDYFVEAGVQVEGYDRSPKKEQQEETEPGVIRFYEEELAERGGSDPEEVRGLIVRLGNGEDVKNELVESLLSEVALTAKKYTGRGVHLGDLVQEGNMGLIEAVYSLNEKDPQTAEEFLMASAEEAIKAAVAEQTHADSMGEQMAGKANRLDEAARFLAKDLGREATAKELAHELSMTEEEVKEIMKMSLDAISVVETDITQK; this is encoded by the coding sequence ATGGAGAAAGAATTATTTTTAAAAGGAATGCAGGAGCTTCTGGAGGTGGCAAAGGCCGGGGGCGGAAAAATCCGGAAGGAAGATATTTTATCGTATTTCGGAGGACTTGACATAACAGATGAGATCGAGACCATGCTCTGCGATTATTTTGTGGAAGCAGGAGTCCAGGTGGAAGGATATGACCGAAGTCCAAAAAAAGAGCAGCAAGAGGAGACAGAACCGGGTGTCATCCGGTTTTATGAAGAGGAACTGGCAGAACGGGGTGGATCTGACCCGGAGGAGGTCAGGGGACTGATCGTCCGGCTCGGAAATGGGGAAGATGTGAAAAATGAGCTGGTCGAGAGCCTGCTATCTGAAGTGGCTCTGACCGCCAAAAAGTATACGGGCCGCGGAGTTCACTTAGGAGACCTTGTGCAGGAAGGGAATATGGGGCTTATTGAAGCTGTGTACAGCCTCAACGAAAAGGATCCCCAGACAGCGGAAGAATTCTTGATGGCGTCTGCGGAGGAGGCCATAAAGGCAGCGGTCGCAGAACAGACTCATGCGGATTCTATGGGAGAGCAGATGGCGGGAAAGGCAAACCGTCTTGACGAGGCAGCCAGATTCCTGGCAAAGGATTTAGGAAGGGAAGCTACTGCGAAGGAGCTTGCCCATGAGCTTTCCATGACGGAGGAGGAAGTAAAAGAGATCATGAAGATGTCACTGGATGCGATTTCTGTGGTAGAGACGGACATTACCCAGAAATAG
- the rpoD gene encoding RNA polymerase sigma factor RpoD, protein MDDTMLQFSEKLAGLVELGKKNKNFLEYAQIETYFKDFKLTSDMMEAIFDYLEQNGIDVLTIPEGDEDEDLEIKEEIEEEADLTIPDGVSIEDPVRMYLKEIGKVPLLSADEEIRLAQRMEEGDEEAKKKLAEANLRLVVSIAKRYVGRGMLFLDLIQEGNLGLIKAVEKFDYRKGYKFSTYATWWIRQAITRAIADQARTIRIPVHMVETINKLIRVSRQLLQELGREPLPEEIAEEMDIPVDRVREILKISQEPVSLETPIGEEEDSHLGDFIQDDNVPVPADAAAFTLLKEQLSEVLGTLTEREQKVLRLRFGLDDSRARTLEEVGKEFNVTRERIRQIEAKALRKLRHPSRSRKLKDYLD, encoded by the coding sequence ATGGACGACACAATGTTACAATTCAGCGAGAAGCTGGCAGGTTTAGTAGAACTGGGGAAGAAAAATAAAAACTTTTTGGAGTATGCTCAGATTGAGACATATTTCAAAGATTTTAAGCTGACATCGGATATGATGGAGGCGATTTTTGATTACCTGGAACAAAATGGGATTGACGTGCTCACGATTCCAGAGGGAGACGAGGACGAAGATCTGGAGATCAAAGAAGAGATTGAGGAAGAAGCGGATCTGACCATCCCGGATGGAGTCAGTATCGAAGATCCTGTGCGCATGTACTTAAAAGAAATAGGAAAAGTACCGCTGCTCAGCGCCGATGAGGAAATCCGCCTGGCACAAAGGATGGAAGAAGGGGACGAGGAAGCGAAGAAGAAACTGGCGGAAGCCAACTTGCGTCTCGTTGTCAGTATCGCAAAACGCTATGTGGGGCGGGGGATGCTGTTCCTTGACCTGATCCAGGAGGGAAATCTCGGACTGATCAAAGCAGTGGAGAAGTTTGATTACAGAAAAGGATATAAGTTCAGCACCTATGCCACATGGTGGATCCGTCAGGCCATTACCAGAGCTATTGCTGACCAGGCGAGAACGATCCGTATTCCTGTGCATATGGTGGAGACCATCAATAAACTGATCCGTGTATCCAGACAGTTGTTACAGGAGCTTGGCCGGGAACCACTTCCTGAGGAGATTGCGGAGGAGATGGATATTCCGGTGGACCGTGTCCGGGAGATTTTAAAGATTTCCCAGGAGCCGGTTTCTTTGGAGACCCCGATCGGCGAGGAAGAGGACAGCCATCTGGGAGACTTTATACAGGATGACAATGTACCGGTGCCGGCGGATGCCGCGGCATTTACACTGCTCAAGGAGCAGCTGAGTGAAGTTCTGGGAACTCTCACTGAGCGGGAGCAGAAGGTGTTAAGACTGCGCTTCGGTCTGGATGACAGCCGCGCCAGGACTTTAGAGGAAGTAGGAAAAGAGTTTAACGTCACAAGAGAGAGAATCCGTCAGATCGAAGCTAAGGCTTTGAGAAAGCTGAGACATCCGAGCCGCAGCAGAAAACTGAAAGATTATCTGGATTAA
- a CDS encoding tRNA (adenine(22)-N(1))-methyltransferase, which produces MELSTRLKTIASFVSEGMCVADIGTDHGYIPIYLTSEGLSGKAFAMDVNRGPLERARQNIKKEGLDGQIECILSDGMEGLPEDADSAVIAGMGGDLMEQILTRGEDKLCHVAELVLSPQSHWEKVRKFLHSHGYAIKKEALVREDGKYYIVIKAVQGRESYPSSWQYSYGTYLPGSKDPLMKEYLLKEKEDIQKILTSFQGKDSETLKNRANELSSALEEIKEALKHYEM; this is translated from the coding sequence ATGGAGCTGTCAACACGGTTAAAAACAATTGCTTCTTTTGTATCCGAAGGGATGTGTGTCGCCGATATAGGGACAGATCATGGATACATACCGATTTATCTGACATCCGAAGGACTTTCTGGAAAGGCATTTGCCATGGATGTCAACCGGGGGCCCCTCGAGCGGGCCAGACAGAATATAAAAAAAGAGGGACTGGACGGACAGATCGAGTGCATCTTATCTGACGGCATGGAAGGACTTCCGGAAGATGCCGACAGTGCAGTGATCGCCGGTATGGGCGGAGATTTGATGGAACAGATCCTTACGCGGGGGGAAGACAAGCTCTGCCATGTTGCCGAGCTTGTTCTTTCTCCCCAGTCCCATTGGGAAAAAGTGCGGAAGTTTCTTCACAGCCATGGATATGCCATCAAGAAAGAGGCATTGGTCAGGGAGGACGGGAAATATTACATTGTAATTAAAGCAGTCCAAGGCCGGGAGTCATATCCGTCTTCCTGGCAGTATTCTTACGGGACATATCTTCCTGGGTCAAAGGATCCTTTGATGAAAGAATACCTTTTGAAAGAAAAAGAAGATATACAAAAGATCCTCACATCTTTTCAGGGGAAAGACTCAGAAACCCTGAAAAACAGGGCAAATGAATTATCCTCTGCCCTGGAGGAAATAAAGGAGGCACTGAAACATTATGAAATGTAG
- a CDS encoding Nif3-like dinuclear metal center hexameric protein, translated as MKCSELMRVLETYVPSGYAMDWDNVGLLAGRQDREIQKIMVALDADKGVVEDAVSQNVDFLLTHHPLIFSPLKSITDDAGTPSKILTLLENGINCYAMHTNFDVVHMGRIVCEALGLKSDGPVETTCTENGIPMGIGTVSDFRRPVSVDDFVEKIKKTFDIKQVFVFGDGTKEIRRVAIVPGSGRHMEKEVSSVGADVFLTGDIGHHEGLDAVDMGITVIDAGHHGLEKIFVDFMGHFLQKNIPECDVILRHTKCPFDVK; from the coding sequence ATGAAATGTAGTGAACTGATGAGAGTATTAGAGACGTATGTGCCGTCAGGTTATGCCATGGACTGGGATAACGTGGGCCTTCTTGCGGGACGGCAGGATAGAGAGATCCAGAAGATCATGGTCGCATTGGATGCGGACAAAGGGGTGGTGGAAGATGCAGTGAGCCAAAATGTGGACTTTCTGCTGACCCACCACCCTCTCATTTTCTCTCCCTTAAAGAGCATTACGGACGATGCGGGAACACCTTCCAAGATCCTTACTCTATTGGAAAACGGCATCAACTGTTACGCTATGCACACAAATTTTGATGTCGTCCATATGGGAAGGATCGTCTGCGAAGCGCTGGGCCTTAAAAGTGACGGTCCGGTAGAGACCACATGTACAGAAAACGGCATTCCCATGGGGATTGGAACAGTGTCGGACTTTCGCCGGCCCGTGTCTGTTGACGACTTTGTGGAGAAGATCAAAAAGACCTTTGACATCAAGCAGGTGTTTGTGTTCGGGGACGGAACAAAGGAGATCCGCAGGGTGGCCATTGTGCCAGGCTCCGGAAGGCATATGGAAAAAGAGGTATCCTCTGTCGGGGCAGATGTATTTTTAACCGGGGATATCGGGCACCACGAGGGACTGGATGCGGTGGATATGGGCATCACAGTCATCGATGCCGGCCATCACGGACTGGAAAAAATCTTTGTTGATTTTATGGGACATTTTCTTCAGAAGAATATACCAGAATGTGACGTAATCTTAAGACATACAAAATGCCCGTTTGACGTAAAATAG